The following are from one region of the Gryllotalpicola protaetiae genome:
- a CDS encoding alkaline phosphatase family protein — protein MADDPDEPAPSRREFLKRAGIGAAGAAVGGVAAGVGVGVAAAHHTAQSYGFTPLPPRREPGFDHIVVLMFENRSFDHVLGRLYTDGELRAGQQFEGLQHGRHENTAPDGTVVAAHVYEGSTDDVMSRPDPDPGEFYPHVNTQWFGVVDPASNEDFVHNGFREPWNAPADTAHPTMSGFVHDYVLNYRAERGAEPTVEEYSQVMGGFSPEMLPVFSALARSFAVYDHWHCAVPSQTFCNRSFFHASTSHGFVTNGYTSGPKKWLDAPGVPTIFNRLEDAGKTWRVYYDAEQVISLTGFLHAPSIERYWKTNFRSMEQFAEDAHTGNLPDYAFIEPRMVFDHNDMHPPENRPRVVDVAGQPPFDSAMSDVRAAEALLAEVYAAVRSGASPEGSNAINTALLVTFDEHGGLYDHVPPPRATPPAGRPEPGEMGFTFDRLGGRVPTFVVSAYTEPGTIINEPMDHASLVHTVTQQHGLAPLTHRDANARGIQNAINRTDPRQPQLWPDVPRPYVPRNPEAAKQPPSDADRRRPLTAPGRGLLGLLLARYEPGAPVPETFGDAYDALSKHGYGLFGVRD, from the coding sequence GTGGCGGATGACCCGGACGAGCCCGCGCCGTCTCGGCGGGAGTTCCTGAAGCGCGCCGGAATCGGGGCGGCCGGGGCGGCCGTCGGCGGCGTCGCCGCGGGGGTCGGCGTCGGAGTCGCCGCAGCGCACCACACCGCGCAGAGCTACGGCTTCACCCCGCTGCCCCCGCGCCGCGAGCCGGGCTTCGACCACATCGTGGTCCTGATGTTCGAGAACCGCAGCTTCGATCACGTCCTCGGCCGGCTCTACACCGACGGCGAGTTGCGCGCAGGCCAGCAGTTCGAGGGGCTGCAGCACGGGCGGCACGAGAACACCGCGCCGGACGGCACCGTCGTCGCGGCGCACGTGTACGAAGGCTCCACCGACGACGTCATGTCCCGTCCCGACCCTGACCCCGGCGAGTTCTATCCCCACGTCAACACGCAGTGGTTCGGCGTCGTAGACCCCGCGAGCAACGAGGACTTCGTCCACAACGGATTCCGGGAGCCCTGGAACGCCCCGGCCGACACCGCCCACCCCACGATGTCGGGCTTCGTGCACGACTACGTGCTCAACTACCGGGCCGAGCGCGGCGCAGAGCCCACCGTCGAGGAGTACTCCCAGGTGATGGGCGGGTTCTCGCCCGAGATGCTGCCCGTCTTCTCCGCCCTCGCGAGGAGCTTCGCCGTCTACGACCATTGGCACTGCGCGGTGCCGTCGCAGACGTTCTGCAACCGGTCCTTCTTCCATGCCAGCACCTCGCACGGTTTCGTGACGAACGGGTACACCAGCGGCCCGAAGAAGTGGCTCGACGCCCCCGGCGTTCCGACGATCTTCAACCGGCTCGAGGACGCGGGCAAGACCTGGCGCGTCTACTACGACGCCGAGCAGGTGATCTCCCTGACCGGGTTCCTGCACGCGCCGTCCATCGAGCGGTATTGGAAGACGAACTTCCGCAGCATGGAGCAGTTCGCCGAAGACGCGCACACAGGGAACCTGCCTGACTACGCCTTCATCGAGCCGCGGATGGTGTTCGACCACAACGACATGCACCCGCCCGAGAACCGGCCGCGAGTGGTCGACGTGGCGGGGCAGCCGCCCTTCGACAGCGCGATGTCCGACGTGCGCGCTGCGGAGGCGCTGCTGGCCGAGGTGTACGCGGCGGTCCGTTCGGGCGCCTCGCCCGAGGGATCGAACGCGATCAACACGGCCCTGCTCGTGACGTTCGACGAGCACGGCGGGCTCTATGACCATGTCCCGCCGCCGCGCGCGACGCCGCCCGCCGGACGGCCCGAGCCCGGCGAGATGGGTTTCACCTTCGACCGGCTCGGCGGTCGCGTGCCGACCTTCGTCGTCTCCGCATACACCGAGCCCGGCACGATCATCAATGAGCCCATGGACCACGCCTCGCTCGTGCACACCGTGACGCAGCAGCACGGGCTCGCTCCCCTCACGCATCGCGACGCGAACGCGCGGGGCATCCAGAACGCGATCAACCGCACGGATCCGCGGCAGCCTCAGCTGTGGCCCGACGTGCCGCGCCCCTACGTTCCGCGGAATCCGGAGGCGGCGAAGCAGCCCCCCTCCGATGCGGATCGGCGGCGTCCGCTCACCGCGCCGGGCAGGGGCCTGCTCGGTCTGCTCCTCGCGCGCTACGAGCCCGGCGCGCCGGTGCCTGAGACCTTCGGCGACGCCTACGACGCGCTCAGCAAGCATGGCTACGGCCTCTTCGGGGTCCGCGACTGA
- a CDS encoding DUF1453 domain-containing protein, whose protein sequence is MSTTTAISTIAIVALIGYSLYRQTRTSRLTRGGRYKMALIYGIIGVCLGVNISHDPAALGLTAISLAASAGVGALRAQRTRLWRDEDGRVFTRGTRTTIGLFLALIAFKVALGTFAYFVHVPYEANVGEVMVMLALMLAVQATIVWRRVEALGWASSSAPSDPVRVGAAK, encoded by the coding sequence ATGAGCACCACGACCGCCATCTCGACCATCGCCATCGTCGCGCTGATCGGATATTCGCTATATCGTCAGACGCGCACCAGCCGGCTCACCCGCGGCGGCCGCTACAAGATGGCGCTGATCTACGGCATCATCGGTGTCTGCCTGGGCGTCAACATCAGCCACGACCCCGCCGCGCTCGGCTTGACCGCGATCAGCCTGGCGGCCAGCGCCGGGGTCGGAGCGCTCCGCGCACAGCGCACGCGGCTGTGGCGCGACGAAGACGGCCGCGTCTTCACCCGCGGCACACGGACCACGATCGGGCTGTTCCTCGCGCTGATCGCCTTCAAGGTCGCCCTCGGCACCTTCGCCTACTTCGTCCACGTGCCGTACGAGGCCAACGTCGGCGAAGTGATGGTGATGCTCGCGCTCATGCTCGCGGTGCAGGCCACGATCGTCTGGCGGCGGGTCGAGGCGCTCGGCTGGGCGTCCTCCAGCGCACCGTCGGATCCGGTGCGCGTCGGGGCCGCCAAGTGA
- a CDS encoding helix-turn-helix transcriptional regulator: MAEQPDVVGFVGRDEELARIRSAAAVALSGQARVVWIEGPAGAGKTALLDRAVSELADSFTVVRAEADELSAEFPLSVARQLAPIDASDALGAGLQLLDGIVELQRHGPLLLVVEDLHWVDATSREAVLAAVRRLDRDQVLTIVTSRADDAEVGGWERVRLDARRCERIGLGPLTVSDVVELAAPIVALSTAAAERLHRHTAGHALYLRTLLSELRADQLAVSSGELPAPRSLAATTAARLADASVEAQSLAVALAVIGHPVRLAVAARVGAVQHPTEALESLLETGFFAWRHGDTGSVVGFAHPLLRAAVYNDLPPLRRQRLHLAAAEELGAADGLAHRVAAVDGADDALADELVAEAERERAVDAAGSAARLLLWASGVRTPGAVADRHLTDAARLLIYDGQLARAAELRAEVEATRPSPARSLVLGTLDWESGDTVAAEAELRAAADSADPGFAAESTEANVVLARLLALQGRGPEAIAAAERALRVPGLPRRLEHLAWLGSSLGVLMRDGGPASVAHLSTRLPQPAPEVPAEEVDLLVARGAIDYFAARPAAAAADLRAAIALIRAGAPAAELHRAHYQLAQSLVLTGDWDEAAIHAHTALEIVQDQQLVSLRVQAHCVLASLAGLRGHWDEADEQLRRAMDGVAPGRVLEALMTPMIARATIARARGDWADILRAFEPLLGEAATRAGIRLTMGTSLEWWAMVVSAAIEVGDFDEATRQLDSFERAAVERQIELSAALLGLRARLLAARPGATLTDAENAIALLRQAIAQETTETAVLTHVELHRWLGRLLIARGARREGLDELRVAHRRLTQLGAGPELARVAAELAAAGADPGVPATSPLSTLTERETDVAALVIRGMTNREVAGELYVTEKAVEYHLGNVYAKLGLHSRRELRALAHSA, from the coding sequence ATGGCTGAGCAGCCGGATGTCGTCGGCTTCGTCGGTCGCGACGAAGAGCTGGCGCGCATCCGCTCCGCGGCCGCCGTCGCGCTGTCCGGCCAGGCGCGCGTCGTGTGGATCGAGGGGCCGGCCGGTGCCGGCAAGACCGCTCTGCTCGATCGAGCGGTGAGCGAGCTCGCGGATTCCTTCACCGTGGTGCGCGCGGAGGCGGACGAGCTCTCCGCCGAGTTCCCCCTCTCCGTCGCCCGCCAGCTCGCCCCCATCGATGCGTCAGACGCTCTCGGCGCGGGTCTCCAGCTGCTCGACGGCATCGTCGAGCTGCAGCGGCACGGGCCGCTCCTGCTGGTGGTCGAAGACCTGCACTGGGTGGATGCGACCTCGCGCGAGGCGGTCCTCGCCGCGGTGCGGCGACTCGACCGGGACCAGGTGCTGACGATCGTCACGAGCCGCGCGGACGACGCCGAGGTGGGCGGCTGGGAGCGGGTGCGACTCGACGCGCGACGCTGCGAGCGGATCGGTCTCGGCCCGCTGACCGTCTCGGACGTCGTCGAGCTCGCCGCGCCCATCGTGGCGCTCTCGACGGCCGCAGCCGAGCGGCTTCACCGCCACACGGCGGGTCACGCGCTCTATCTGCGCACGCTGCTCTCCGAGCTGCGCGCAGACCAGCTGGCCGTAAGCAGCGGCGAGCTGCCCGCGCCACGCTCCCTCGCGGCGACGACCGCCGCGCGCCTGGCCGACGCGTCGGTGGAGGCGCAGTCACTGGCGGTCGCACTGGCGGTCATCGGGCACCCGGTGAGGCTCGCTGTCGCGGCGCGGGTGGGCGCCGTGCAGCATCCCACCGAAGCGCTCGAGTCACTGCTCGAGACCGGATTCTTCGCGTGGCGTCACGGCGACACCGGCTCCGTCGTCGGCTTTGCCCACCCGCTGCTGCGGGCGGCGGTGTACAACGATCTGCCGCCGCTGCGCCGCCAGCGCCTGCACCTGGCGGCGGCGGAGGAGCTCGGGGCGGCCGATGGCCTGGCTCACCGCGTCGCCGCCGTCGACGGAGCGGACGATGCGCTCGCGGACGAGCTCGTCGCCGAGGCCGAGCGCGAACGAGCGGTCGACGCGGCTGGATCGGCCGCCCGCCTCCTGCTCTGGGCATCGGGGGTGCGCACCCCCGGGGCAGTGGCCGACCGGCATCTCACCGACGCCGCGCGCCTGCTCATCTACGACGGCCAGCTGGCGCGCGCGGCCGAGCTGCGCGCCGAGGTGGAAGCCACCCGGCCGAGCCCCGCGCGCAGCCTCGTGCTCGGCACGCTCGACTGGGAGTCGGGCGACACCGTCGCCGCGGAAGCCGAGCTGCGCGCCGCAGCCGATTCCGCCGATCCGGGATTCGCGGCGGAGTCGACCGAGGCGAACGTGGTCCTCGCTCGGCTGCTCGCCCTGCAGGGTCGGGGCCCTGAGGCGATCGCCGCGGCAGAACGCGCGCTGCGTGTGCCGGGGTTGCCGCGCCGGCTGGAGCACCTCGCCTGGCTGGGGTCCTCGCTCGGGGTCCTCATGCGCGACGGCGGGCCGGCCAGCGTCGCCCACCTGTCCACCCGGCTGCCCCAGCCCGCGCCGGAGGTTCCCGCCGAGGAGGTCGACCTGCTCGTCGCGCGCGGTGCGATCGACTACTTCGCCGCGCGGCCCGCGGCGGCGGCCGCCGACCTCAGGGCGGCGATCGCGCTGATCCGCGCCGGCGCCCCTGCCGCCGAGCTGCACCGCGCCCACTACCAGCTCGCGCAGTCGCTCGTGCTCACCGGCGACTGGGATGAGGCGGCCATCCACGCCCACACCGCGCTCGAGATCGTTCAGGACCAGCAGCTGGTCTCCCTGCGGGTCCAGGCGCACTGCGTGCTCGCCTCGCTCGCGGGGCTGCGCGGCCACTGGGACGAGGCGGACGAGCAGCTGCGCCGGGCGATGGACGGTGTCGCGCCCGGTCGTGTGCTGGAGGCGCTCATGACGCCGATGATCGCGCGCGCGACCATCGCGCGCGCGCGCGGCGACTGGGCCGACATCCTGCGGGCCTTCGAGCCTCTGCTGGGCGAGGCCGCCACGCGCGCAGGCATCCGGCTGACGATGGGCACCTCGCTCGAGTGGTGGGCGATGGTCGTGAGCGCGGCGATCGAGGTGGGCGATTTCGACGAGGCCACCCGCCAGCTCGACTCCTTCGAGCGAGCCGCCGTCGAGCGACAGATCGAGCTGTCCGCCGCGCTGCTCGGGCTGCGCGCACGGCTGCTGGCCGCGCGGCCCGGTGCGACGTTGACCGACGCCGAGAACGCGATCGCCCTCCTCCGGCAGGCGATCGCGCAGGAGACCACCGAGACCGCGGTGCTCACGCACGTCGAGCTGCACCGCTGGCTCGGCCGGCTGTTGATCGCGCGCGGCGCCCGGCGCGAGGGCCTCGACGAGCTGCGTGTCGCGCATCGCCGGCTGACGCAGCTCGGCGCCGGACCCGAGCTTGCGCGGGTCGCCGCCGAGCTCGCGGCCGCCGGTGCGGACCCGGGCGTCCCTGCGACCTCTCCGCTGTCGACCCTTACGGAGCGCGAGACGGATGTCGCCGCCCTGGTCATCCGCGGGATGACCAACCGGGAGGTCGCCGGGGAGCTGTACGTGACCGAGAAGGCGGTCGAATACCACCTCGGCAACGTCTACGCGAAGCTCGGACTGCACTCCCGGCGCGAGCTTCGCGCCCTGGCGCACTCGGCGTAG
- a CDS encoding FAD-binding oxidoreductase encodes MSGATAALLAARTVGPVWDRSADDRAGYDAGRSGFNLALDHRPDLVLAAQVPSDVAAGIRFAAEQGLTVELQATGHGAHRAMDGGLLITTRALTEVSVDPARRVARISAGATSADVLAATAPHGLTAPVGSAATVGYVSYSLGGGLGMLGRAHGYAADRIRALQVVTADGRELSVSSEHHPELFWGLRGGGGKLAAVTAIDVELIPLSELYGGGLFFDGVRGVELIEAFRSCIVTAPRELSLSIAFLRFPRVPTVPETLRGRYCGHVRVAYLGEAARGARLIAGLRALPTLLDTVRTMPVTDLASVHADPRNPMPVCTDSVALRGERALDRLPALLDPDAPFVLELRHLGGALVDQPAHPNAVGHRAAELNLFTSAYPGTDRGGAAAAQRRVTGALAELSVGGPLRNFLPSGAADASACYEPGLAVELARLATRWDPSDVFAFAPAL; translated from the coding sequence GTGAGCGGAGCCACGGCCGCCCTGCTCGCCGCCCGCACCGTCGGGCCCGTGTGGGATCGCTCCGCCGATGACCGCGCCGGCTACGACGCAGGACGCAGCGGATTCAACCTGGCGCTGGACCATCGCCCCGATCTCGTCCTCGCCGCCCAGGTGCCGAGTGACGTCGCCGCAGGCATCCGGTTCGCCGCCGAGCAGGGCCTGACGGTCGAGCTTCAGGCGACCGGCCACGGTGCGCATCGGGCCATGGACGGGGGGCTGCTGATCACGACGCGGGCGCTCACGGAGGTGTCGGTCGACCCGGCGCGCCGCGTGGCGCGAATCTCGGCGGGCGCCACCTCGGCCGACGTCCTCGCCGCGACCGCGCCGCACGGGCTGACCGCTCCGGTCGGCTCGGCCGCGACCGTCGGCTACGTCTCGTACAGCCTCGGCGGCGGCCTCGGCATGCTCGGGCGCGCCCACGGCTACGCCGCGGACCGCATCCGTGCCCTGCAGGTGGTGACGGCGGACGGGCGAGAGCTCTCCGTCAGCTCGGAGCACCACCCGGAGCTGTTCTGGGGACTGCGCGGGGGCGGCGGCAAGCTCGCCGCGGTCACCGCGATCGACGTCGAGCTGATCCCGTTGAGCGAGCTCTACGGCGGCGGCCTGTTCTTCGACGGCGTGCGCGGCGTCGAGCTCATCGAAGCCTTCCGTTCGTGCATCGTCACCGCACCCCGCGAGCTGAGCCTGTCGATCGCGTTCCTCCGCTTCCCCCGGGTGCCGACGGTTCCCGAAACGCTTCGCGGGCGGTACTGCGGTCACGTGCGCGTCGCCTACCTCGGCGAGGCTGCGCGCGGCGCCCGTCTCATCGCGGGGCTGCGCGCCCTGCCGACGCTCCTCGACACGGTCAGGACCATGCCGGTGACAGACCTCGCCAGCGTGCACGCCGACCCCAGGAATCCGATGCCGGTCTGCACCGACAGCGTCGCACTGCGTGGCGAGCGCGCCCTCGATCGGCTGCCCGCCCTGCTCGACCCGGATGCTCCGTTCGTGCTCGAGCTGCGCCACCTGGGCGGCGCGCTGGTAGACCAGCCCGCGCACCCGAACGCGGTCGGCCACCGCGCGGCCGAGTTGAATCTCTTCACCTCCGCCTACCCGGGCACCGATCGGGGCGGCGCGGCGGCGGCGCAGCGCCGGGTCACCGGCGCACTCGCGGAACTGAGCGTCGGCGGTCCGTTGCGCAACTTCCTGCCGAGCGGCGCCGCGGACGCCTCGGCATGCTACGAGCCCGGCCTCGCCGTCGAGCTCGCGCGTCTCGCGACCCGATGGGACCCGAGCGACGTCTTCGCGTTCGCACCCGCGCTGTGA
- a CDS encoding PrsW family intramembrane metalloprotease, with product MSVMDGEDRTPWQAPGRIALGAPERHGWWWKTLLVGWVLWLATITVTLLTRNPNLVPTLILLGSFLVPFCAVLFAVERLRGNVTALQIILAFFVSGVAGVLGASLLEANLHQSLWLYGLVGLIEEFVKGCILVVLGWRFAPKSATQGALLGATVGAGFAAFESAGYAFNAALGTHGIDIAALLQTEVIRALLAPVGHVLWTAIIGAALFGIAERRERPDDPGYAWSIWVVVAYLGAAALHALWDSMSSIASLLALIATGSTAQLLQYGFLLRRDADAVQSLSSVLYVCGLIVVSLAGVVTLWAVIRRHRTRARRRQV from the coding sequence ATGAGCGTCATGGATGGCGAGGACAGAACGCCGTGGCAGGCGCCGGGGCGGATCGCGCTCGGCGCCCCGGAGCGACACGGCTGGTGGTGGAAGACGCTGCTCGTGGGCTGGGTCCTCTGGCTCGCGACGATCACCGTCACCCTGCTGACCCGGAACCCCAATCTCGTGCCGACGTTGATCCTGCTCGGCAGCTTCCTGGTCCCCTTCTGCGCGGTGCTGTTCGCCGTCGAGCGTCTGCGCGGCAACGTCACGGCGCTCCAGATCATCCTGGCGTTCTTCGTCAGCGGGGTCGCCGGCGTCCTCGGCGCCTCCTTGCTGGAGGCGAATCTGCACCAGAGCCTCTGGCTCTACGGCCTCGTCGGCCTGATCGAGGAGTTCGTCAAGGGATGCATACTCGTCGTGCTCGGCTGGCGATTCGCGCCGAAGTCAGCGACACAGGGCGCGCTGCTCGGCGCCACGGTCGGTGCCGGGTTCGCGGCGTTCGAGTCGGCCGGCTACGCCTTCAACGCCGCCCTCGGCACGCATGGCATCGACATCGCGGCGCTGCTGCAGACCGAGGTCATCCGCGCCCTTCTCGCCCCCGTCGGGCACGTCCTCTGGACAGCGATCATCGGCGCCGCGCTGTTCGGCATCGCCGAGCGGCGAGAGCGGCCGGACGACCCGGGCTATGCCTGGTCGATCTGGGTCGTGGTCGCGTATCTCGGCGCTGCCGCGCTGCACGCGCTCTGGGACTCGATGAGCAGCATCGCCTCGCTGCTCGCGCTGATCGCGACAGGCAGCACGGCACAGCTGCTGCAATACGGATTCCTGCTGCGGCGCGACGCGGATGCGGTGCAGTCTCTCTCGAGCGTGCTCTACGTGTGCGGGCTGATCGTGGTGTCGCTCGCCGGTGTGGTCACCCTGTGGGCGGTCATCCGCCGCCATCGCACCCGAGCGCGACGTCGACAGGTCTGA
- the lysS gene encoding lysine--tRNA ligase: protein MDPSRAEDLPAYRFDVDRHAADIAAEWGTLAPGERGTAPVSCAGRLMLVRHHGGLIFAVLQDRTARMQLFVDRAAVGDELHARFGALRRGDWVGVTGPVMRTDRGELSIAVTELTLLGRAARRPPDKDKAFDDIEARSRRRYVDLMVNERTRETFRIRRAVIDSIRDGLRARGFWEVEGPMLQSIQGGATARPFITHHNALDLDLYLRIALELHLKRLIVGGMERVFELSRVFRNEGIDVRHNPEFTMLEAYQAFADYGDMMELVESLVVSAARAALGDHLVVTVGDRRIDLAPPWPRITLDELIRTRLGVSMDPTMPVDEARAILDGLGVEWEPGWGSGKLMKQVVDERIQHEIIEPVFCVDYPEEVSPLARLHRSRPGYVERFELMVAGFELCNAYSEQNDPVAQLAAFEAEARAKAQGDPEAGDIDEDYVQALEYGLPATGGLGIGIDRLVMLLSGAGNIREVVLFPTLRPIGGGRSLGAGHPLGLGRLADRDGTVPAAPPVATAGPAQAGPVPAEPIMRPDAPPDTRPAQRSRRPVLALAWLTLIGGVIQLLPLVPVLHSRLQADPIGPLWFRVTGHLVSTLLGLLLILLAGQVARGKRRAWQLSLILFGAGAAVNALKGPHPVSLAYCLVMLAALLAYDSRFRGRSDPPSLLRLVRLVPLYVAAVLLFGFVTLALGRHQLGAPLTFLGGLETIARGLIGLPGPYDYAHPFFDAYFRGALLALGVAGALGAAFLLFRPFQARQPHSPQSWERARRLVHSYGSDTLAYFTLRPDKSFFFGSDGEAFLAYTYLGGYALVSGDPIGAGASVDRLLDEFLAFCDDRSWKVAFLGARGSESARYTARGLHSFYLGDEAIVECQRFTLEGAGMKGVRAAVNRVGRTHRFELLRESQASPQLVAALNGISARWRGKAPERGFTMSLSQDVEGNGRNPEFLLCVALDEDDRPSGFLRLVPAYGEDFGYTLDLMRHLPDAPNGMTEFLIARTAEALRAEGIDRLSMNFAMWGRLYSDDIRYSPTQWLAKRAIDVLNPFFQIKSLRDFNEKFSPRWLGRVLVFQEPADLPQVGLLYAGAEGFLSIPVVGELFVPRAVGEESAVG from the coding sequence ATGGACCCGAGCCGCGCCGAGGACCTGCCGGCCTACCGGTTCGACGTGGATCGCCACGCCGCAGACATCGCGGCCGAATGGGGCACGCTCGCCCCAGGCGAGCGCGGCACGGCGCCGGTGAGCTGCGCCGGCCGGCTCATGCTCGTCCGCCATCACGGCGGCCTCATTTTCGCGGTGCTGCAGGACCGCACAGCGCGAATGCAGCTGTTCGTCGACCGCGCGGCCGTCGGCGACGAACTCCACGCCCGCTTCGGCGCGCTCCGACGCGGCGACTGGGTGGGCGTGACCGGACCGGTCATGCGTACCGACCGGGGCGAGCTGTCGATCGCGGTGACGGAGCTGACGCTGCTCGGCCGTGCGGCCCGCCGCCCGCCGGACAAGGACAAGGCGTTCGACGACATCGAGGCCCGGTCGCGGCGCCGGTACGTCGACCTCATGGTCAACGAGCGCACGCGGGAGACCTTCCGCATCCGTCGCGCGGTCATCGACAGCATCCGCGACGGGTTGCGGGCCCGCGGATTCTGGGAGGTCGAGGGTCCGATGCTGCAGTCGATCCAGGGCGGCGCGACGGCACGGCCCTTCATCACCCACCACAACGCCCTCGACCTCGACCTGTACCTGCGCATCGCCCTTGAGCTGCACCTCAAGCGGCTCATCGTCGGCGGCATGGAGCGCGTGTTCGAGCTCTCCCGCGTCTTCCGCAACGAGGGCATCGACGTGCGCCACAACCCCGAGTTCACGATGCTCGAGGCGTATCAGGCCTTCGCCGACTACGGCGACATGATGGAGCTGGTGGAGAGCCTCGTCGTCTCCGCCGCCCGCGCCGCCTTGGGCGACCACCTCGTCGTCACCGTCGGCGATCGCCGCATCGACCTGGCGCCGCCGTGGCCGCGGATCACGCTCGACGAACTCATCCGCACGCGCCTCGGCGTGAGCATGGACCCGACCATGCCCGTCGACGAAGCCCGCGCCATCCTCGACGGGCTCGGCGTCGAATGGGAGCCGGGCTGGGGCTCCGGCAAGCTCATGAAGCAGGTGGTGGACGAGCGGATCCAGCACGAGATCATCGAGCCCGTCTTCTGCGTCGACTACCCGGAAGAGGTCTCACCGCTCGCCCGCCTGCACCGCAGCCGGCCCGGCTATGTCGAGCGATTCGAGCTCATGGTCGCAGGCTTCGAGCTCTGCAACGCCTACAGCGAGCAGAACGACCCGGTCGCACAACTGGCCGCCTTCGAGGCCGAAGCTCGGGCGAAGGCGCAGGGCGATCCCGAAGCGGGCGACATCGACGAGGACTACGTGCAGGCGCTGGAATACGGGCTGCCCGCGACGGGCGGGCTCGGCATCGGGATCGACCGGCTCGTCATGCTGCTGTCGGGCGCCGGCAACATCCGCGAGGTGGTCCTCTTCCCCACCCTGCGGCCCATCGGCGGGGGGCGGTCGCTCGGGGCGGGGCATCCGCTCGGGCTCGGTCGCCTCGCAGACCGGGACGGCACGGTGCCGGCAGCGCCCCCCGTCGCGACTGCGGGACCGGCGCAGGCCGGACCGGTGCCGGCCGAGCCGATCATGCGACCGGATGCTCCGCCCGATACCCGCCCGGCGCAGCGCTCCCGCCGACCGGTGCTCGCGCTCGCCTGGCTGACGCTGATCGGCGGAGTGATCCAGCTGCTGCCGCTCGTCCCCGTGCTCCACTCGCGGCTGCAGGCGGACCCGATCGGACCGCTCTGGTTCCGGGTCACGGGCCACCTCGTGTCCACGCTGCTCGGCCTCCTGCTGATCCTGCTCGCCGGGCAGGTGGCGCGCGGGAAGCGCAGGGCATGGCAGCTGAGCCTGATCCTCTTCGGGGCGGGCGCGGCCGTCAACGCTCTGAAGGGGCCCCACCCCGTCTCGCTCGCGTACTGCCTCGTGATGCTCGCCGCACTGCTGGCGTACGACTCCCGCTTCCGCGGTCGCTCCGATCCGCCCTCCCTGCTGCGGCTGGTGCGTCTGGTGCCGCTGTACGTCGCCGCCGTGCTGCTGTTCGGCTTCGTCACGCTCGCGCTCGGACGCCACCAACTCGGCGCGCCGCTGACCTTCCTCGGCGGGCTCGAGACGATCGCGAGGGGCCTCATCGGGCTGCCGGGTCCGTACGACTACGCGCACCCCTTCTTCGACGCGTACTTCCGAGGGGCGCTGCTCGCGCTCGGCGTGGCGGGCGCGCTCGGCGCGGCGTTCCTGCTGTTCCGGCCCTTCCAGGCGCGCCAGCCGCATTCCCCGCAGAGCTGGGAGCGCGCTCGTCGACTGGTTCACAGCTACGGCTCGGACACCCTGGCGTACTTCACCCTGCGGCCGGACAAGAGCTTCTTCTTCGGCTCGGACGGCGAGGCGTTCCTCGCGTACACCTACCTGGGCGGCTATGCACTCGTCTCGGGTGATCCGATCGGGGCGGGAGCCTCGGTCGATCGGCTGCTCGACGAGTTCCTCGCCTTCTGCGACGACCGATCGTGGAAGGTCGCGTTCCTCGGCGCCCGCGGATCGGAGTCGGCCCGCTACACGGCGCGGGGGCTGCACAGCTTCTATCTCGGCGACGAGGCGATCGTCGAGTGTCAGCGGTTCACGCTGGAGGGCGCGGGCATGAAGGGGGTCCGTGCGGCCGTGAACCGTGTCGGGCGCACCCACCGCTTCGAGCTGCTGCGCGAATCGCAGGCCTCGCCGCAGCTCGTGGCGGCACTGAACGGGATCAGCGCCCGCTGGCGGGGCAAGGCGCCGGAGCGTGGATTCACGATGTCGCTGAGCCAGGACGTCGAGGGCAACGGGCGCAATCCCGAGTTCCTGCTCTGCGTCGCGCTCGACGAGGACGATCGGCCGAGCGGATTCCTGCGCCTGGTCCCCGCGTACGGCGAGGACTTCGGCTACACGCTCGACCTGATGCGGCACCTGCCGGACGCCCCCAACGGGATGACCGAGTTCCTCATCGCGCGCACCGCGGAGGCGTTGAGGGCCGAGGGCATCGACCGCCTCTCGATGAACTTCGCCATGTGGGGGCGGCTCTACTCGGACGACATCCGGTACTCGCCGACCCAGTGGCTGGCCAAGCGGGCCATCGACGTGCTGAACCCGTTCTTCCAGATCAAGTCGCTCCGTGACTTCAACGAGAAGTTCTCGCCGCGCTGGCTCGGTCGCGTGCTCGTGTTCCAGGAGCCGGCCGACCTGCCGCAGGTGGGGCTGCTCTACGCGGGGGCGGAGGGGTTCCTGTCCATCCCGGTGGTGGGCGAGCTGTTCGTGCCGCGGGCCGTCGGAGAGGAGAGCGCGGTGGGCTGA